Below is a window of Fibrobacter sp. UWR2 DNA.
CATTGTAATACTTGCACCCATCAAGATCTATTAGCTTTATGGTTCCATTTACTCGAATGAAATTTTCCCGCTTGCAATCCTGAATAATCACCTTCTTCTGCCAGCATTCCGTCAAGAACTGGATTGCGTCTTTTTCTGAGAAATACCCAACAGGTTCTGAGGCCTCATAGGGATACTTTTCAATAAACAGACCTTCAAACTCTAAGACCTCATCCAAATGGTAAAAGGACTTGTATTCTTTTTTGTCAAAGAAGAAGGTCAAATGACGGTAGGTATACCACTTGTCACCGCCCTCAAAGAACGGAAGGATTACCTTGTATACATAGTTCGCATCATGAAAGACGACTCCTTCATAGCCTTGGCCTAAATATTCCAAATCGTCTAGGCCCATTTTTTTCAAAATTTCTAGTGCACGCTGCTTTCTTTCTTCATTTTGCATAAGCCTAAGCCTCGTTGATAAAGTTCCTTTCGTGTTTCCAGATAGAGAGCGAGTCTCTTGTTGTCTGCGGTTATCTTACCATTCAAATTGTAAATCGTCAGTAGCACATCCTCTGCAATAGCGATTTTATAATCGTTATCGCCAAGTAGCAAATCAACTAGAAGAAAATGGTCCTCGGCACTATTCTTTGCAGGATAGTCGCGCAGGCATCTTTTCGACATGAATACATTACACGACGGTAGTTCTGCTTCGGCAATACCATTCGACATATCCCTCAGCCGGTTTATTAAATAATCACTGTCAAGGAGATCCTTCGTAGCGCGATTCACCCGACTTATCACCTCTTCATTCAAACGCAAGTAGTTACCGGCTAGTACGACATCAGCACCGCTCTGTTCTTGAACCTGTTCGATTCTTGACAGAACGAGATTACCTGAATACACGTCATCGCAATCAAGCCGTCCAATCAGTTCTACATTACCGAAGTATTTCCTAATATAGGCATGAATATCATTTCGTGTCTTGTACGTAGCATTGTTCTTTACACGGATTACCATCACGTTTGTCAAAGCCAAAAGGTCCGAGACTTCTTCTTCCCAGCCATCGTTAGAATCATCGTCCGCAATCAATACCCATAGATGGCTAGAAAGATTTTCTTGATTGAGAACGGACCGAAGGCTCCGTCTGATGGTTTTGCGCCCATTGTGAAGCGCAATTCCTATCACAATCTTCTTTTCATCAGCCTTCCCATGAACCAAATTGAACAACTTATATATGTTGCTGGAGTCATTATAGTCAAAAAGCTTCTCGGCGCGATGAACCGCCTTTTCGAGCAATTCAGGAGTATAGAGGTGAATGTACTTTTCAAAGAATCGTGTAATGCCGAGACATTTCTTGCCCTTGTCGTAGGTAATGCTACCTTTCCACGCAAAATGGTTCACAAGGACCATCGGTGTAATTGCAAACTGGATCTTTGGAGATAATTGCAAAAGCCGAATAAGCATATCCCGGTCGGTACAAGAGGGTAGCATTTCATCAAAGCCATTAACCCTCTTTAATGTACCCAAACTAAAGAACATATTGCTTCCTTGTATTCCGATATTGCCGCAAAGGAAGTTTTCGATTGTTATGTCGGACTGTTTAAAAATATGCGGTGAAGGGCAATCACTACGTTTTAGATATGCGCAGCAGGCTTCGGGAAGGCGGCCATTCTTATTGAAAAAGGCGTCAATGGTATTACATTGACGTTCCAGATATGTCGATTCCCAGGAATCATCGTCATCAAGGAAAGCGATATAGTCGCAATCAATGAATTGACTTGCATACCATTCTATTCCCGAATTCCAAGCCCCAGTACCAGAACAGCCATGTGTATGGCAATTTTTCAAGTAATGTAGATTCGGATTGTGGTAGGAATTGAGCTTTGCCACTAATTCATCGCTAAAATGAGTATTATCGTTGTCATCAACGACGAGGACGCAGTCTGGTTTGACGGATTGCGACAAAACGGATGCCAGGGAACGACCGAACAACAGATCGTTCCTGCACATTGATGTGCTTATAAGGACTCCTATTCTATATTTCTTGGCAATCAATTCTGTTCCTGGTTAGAAGGTAGAAGAACGGAGTATCGCATAGGGCAAGCACGACTTTTGCAATAAAGACGCCCAGAACCATGCTCCAGATGTTGGGAACAACGCCATAAAACGCGATAAAGGAAAAGATAATCGTATCTAGAAATTGGCTAATAATTGTACTGACATTGTTTCGAATAAATTTGAATCTTGGGGAATAGTTCCTTATTTTGTGGAAAATGTACACGTCGGTACTTTGGCTTATTATATATGCGACAATGCTTGCAATAAAGATTCTTGTTGACGTGGAAAAAACTTGGCTGAAAGCACTGGAGTCATAAGGTGATGGCAAAAGGAGTGCCAGGCGGGTTAATACACAGGCCACAATTAGGCAAATGAACCCGAACTGGACGATCCTGTTCGCGACCTTCCTTCCATATAGTTCTCCTATAACGTCGGTCATCAAGTATGTTAAGGCATAGCCGACCGTTGCTGAGGGCATTTCTAGGCCGCATACGCAGATGACTTTCGACGCAAGAAAGTTCGACGAAAGCAAGCCTGCCGTAAATAGGCATGAGCAGGCGATGAGGAAATAGATTTGGCGATTTTGGGATGGATTGAGTTGAAGCATATGTCAATAGGGTAAAAAGGTTATTTTTTTGTAATATATATTTACATTCAGAAAAGTGGAAGTTTAGGCGATGATTACGCCCGTCTGGATGAGGAACGCACGAATATAGTGGTTATATTCGCGTTCGAGCACCTTGAAGGTGTTTCCGTTGCTCGGTGTTATCGCGACAACCAGCGCCTTACGGCTAGTTGGGGCCTTGTGCTTCAGGATGGAATGCTTGCCACCCCGATAGTAGTTCCAGCGTCCGCTCCTGATGAGGGCGTTGCAGAAATCGTTAATTCGCTTGTCGGCTGAGATGTAGATCATTGGGTACCTCGCTTGGGTAAAATTTTGCGTTGAAGATGTGTTTGGAAACATCCCGTCCGGTTGGAACGGAATTCTAGGCGTTTGGAGAGGCAGAAATGCAGCTACAGACAAAACGCCAAAAACCACGTCGGTGCTACACCTACGTGACTATCCCCTGGTGAGGTCTAAGACTGGTTTTTCATCATTTTGAACTCCTTGCTGGCTGTTACGAAAAAAAAGCAGAGAGTTACAACTAACAGCAGTTCAATGATGTATTCGTAATATATAAAAACTTTTTCGGAAAAGCAATAGGGGAAAGAAAAAAAATCCGACTCGCGCTATTTATTGGTCAAATCGACTTCTGCCATCTGTATCAGCACCTTTATCAAGTACAGTTTACTTTCATAGCCATAAAGGTCAAAAAAGTTGACATCGTCATCTATAACATTCTCTACATTAACTGCATTAGGCTCCGTCCCTATTTTTACACGACAGATATTGGCAACGCCGAACATCGTATTTAAAAAGTTCCGCAGTTCCTCTTCAAAAGGATAATTCTCTATGCACTTGCCTATTTTTTTCAGAATCGGCCTGTCAATGAGCAATTCGCCCTGATCATTGATTATCTCCTTATTTCCCTTTCTTAACTCATTGGTTTTATTTATCACTTCTTCTAGTATTTGGGGATTATTAATTTCTTTCGAAATATTTTCACTAAATTTGTCAAGTACCTTTGACTGCACTATATGGTCTTTCAATCTCGAAAAATACTTGTCACACAACCTAACCCATGAAAGTGAGTCTGTATCTATGTTACAATCGTATTTGATATTCAGTTTCCTAGATGACGAATAATAAATATCACTTAAAGAATCCGCAAAGGCAAAATATTCTTCGAGGGAAAAATCGTCCTTCTTCAATACCTCAAGGGCTTCCGCTATTTTATTCTGCAATTCCTCGTCATTACTTTCAATATCTTTCAGTAATTTTGAAATCGTTGTTAATACGGCCGATAGTTCGGTAAGGAATTCCTTTGAAAGGGAAGGCGTATTCTTGGCATAGAATGATTTCCACTCATCAGGGACATCATTAAGAGGAACCTGGTACACTGTATAAGGTGGTGGACCTTCCCTTTTTACCTTTGAATTGACATCCATTTCATAAAATAACTTAACAATCTCGTCCAAAGGAGTTTCAGTATCCATGTTGTACATTTGTTCTTTCCAATACATTCTTTCTGC
It encodes the following:
- a CDS encoding glycosyltransferase family 2 protein yields the protein MIAKKYRIGVLISTSMCRNDLLFGRSLASVLSQSVKPDCVLVVDDNDNTHFSDELVAKLNSYHNPNLHYLKNCHTHGCSGTGAWNSGIEWYASQFIDCDYIAFLDDDDSWESTYLERQCNTIDAFFNKNGRLPEACCAYLKRSDCPSPHIFKQSDITIENFLCGNIGIQGSNMFFSLGTLKRVNGFDEMLPSCTDRDMLIRLLQLSPKIQFAITPMVLVNHFAWKGSITYDKGKKCLGITRFFEKYIHLYTPELLEKAVHRAEKLFDYNDSSNIYKLFNLVHGKADEKKIVIGIALHNGRKTIRRSLRSVLNQENLSSHLWVLIADDDSNDGWEEEVSDLLALTNVMVIRVKNNATYKTRNDIHAYIRKYFGNVELIGRLDCDDVYSGNLVLSRIEQVQEQSGADVVLAGNYLRLNEEVISRVNRATKDLLDSDYLINRLRDMSNGIAEAELPSCNVFMSKRCLRDYPAKNSAEDHFLLVDLLLGDNDYKIAIAEDVLLTIYNLNGKITADNKRLALYLETRKELYQRGLGLCKMKKESSVH
- a CDS encoding queuosine precursor transporter codes for the protein MLQLNPSQNRQIYFLIACSCLFTAGLLSSNFLASKVICVCGLEMPSATVGYALTYLMTDVIGELYGRKVANRIVQFGFICLIVACVLTRLALLLPSPYDSSAFSQVFSTSTRIFIASIVAYIISQSTDVYIFHKIRNYSPRFKFIRNNVSTIISQFLDTIIFSFIAFYGVVPNIWSMVLGVFIAKVVLALCDTPFFYLLTRNRIDCQEI